Within the Maribacter sp. BPC-D8 genome, the region ACCTACAAAAACAGCAAGTCCGAAAGTTTGAATAAAACTAGCAGCACCAACGTTTATACCTCCCATTTTTGGGTGTTTTGTTCTTAAAAAACCAATGATTAAACCAGAAACTAAACATCCTAATCCTGAGCCTAACGCAACGTTTGTTCCATTGATATCAAAATTAATTTCGCCTATTAAATAACCAACGACCATCCCTAAACCAAAGACTATAAAATCTGTACTATTGATTGACGTTGGCTTGTATCCTATTTCTTTTTCTATTCTATCTAAGTCTTTGGTCTTACCTACCAATGTAATTTCGTCACCAGCATGAATTTCGGTATTATCTAAAATCGCTAATTCATGAGACATTCTAATAATGCTATTAATGTAAACACCGTGTGTTTTAGTTAAACCTAACTGCTTACGAATTTCAGCTAATGTCTTGCCTTTTAGTTTTTTGTTTGAAATGATAACGTGTCTTTGCTCTTCTGTAAAATCAATATTTCCTCCAAATTCTGAAATCTCTTCACCTAAAGTATTACTAGCATTAGAAAAGGCAGTTATTAATCCTGTTACAAATAAAATATCGTCTTCTTTAATTTGAAAATCTACAGTAGGCTCTATGTTTTTACCATCGCTAATAACAAGTTCTACCGTTAAATTAGTATTAAAATCAGCTTCAAAATCTTGAACTGTTTTACTCAAATACTTTGATGTTTTTGAAGTTTTGAATACTCTAGTATCTACTCTTTTGATCGGATCAAATTCGCCTTCAACCATTTCTTTACTACCACCAAGTTTTGCTGCTAGTTTTTTAGCCTCTGCTCTAATATCCCATTTCATTACTATAGGAATAAAAGAGACCATTAAAATTGGACCAATAGAACCAAAGATGTAAGTAATAGAATAACCAACAGCTACGTTTGTTTTCATAATTTTGGCTGCCTCTGTGGCTAATCCTAATTTATCTATCGCTTCTCCTGCTGTACCAATTATTGCAGATTGCGTTAATCCTCCTGCAGCCAATCCGGCTGCCATACCTTTGTCAAGCCCCATCCACATTGAAAGACCGACTACAGCTAATAATCCTAAAACAGTCATTGAAAATGCTGCTACTAAAAACTTTAAAGAAGACAATTTTAAGGAAGCAAAAAATTGCGGACCACCTAAATAACCTACCATAAAAATAAACAAAGCAAAGAAGAGGCTTTTAACTTCTCCACTAATTTCAAACCCACCAACTTGACCAATAACAACAGCCATAATTAATGTACCTGCTACACCACCAAGGGTGAATTTTCCAATTTTAAACTTCCCTACAAAATACCCAATAGCAATTGCTAAAAACAAGGTGAGATAAGGGAAATTTCTGAGTGTATCGTAAATAATTTCCATAATTTATTTTAATTTTAGTTCTGATTTGTAGTTAGATTATAGGTGGTAGATTGCCATGAATTGGGCACGATACCCTACGCCATTATCACCTAATTTATTTTGATTTTTTCCATAAATAAGTTCTATTCCATAATCCAATCTATCTACAGGAGACCACATATAATTTACTGCGCCATACGTAGAAAAATCATACATATTATCTTCTGTATAATCAGAATTATCAATACTCGTAAAGCTAAAAACAGCACTAGAAGTCGCTGTTTTACTCCATGCATGCTTGTAGGCTACAAAACCGCCCATAACAGGTATTGGTGACATATCGTCTTTATTATCTGGTGCGGCATCCAAACCTTGACCTCTTAAATCGTTTATGTAATGTGCAATGCCAACTCCATACGTGTAGCTAAACCGAATGTCATCATTAATTTCTTTTCTATTAAAAAATTTAACGATACCAGAAACCGCTGCACCTCCACTAGTTATGCTTTTAATAGCATCTGAGCTGGTATTTGTATATGACATGTTTTTAAGAATCCCTGTTAGTCTAAGGTTTCCCCAGTTACCGTTCTTTTGTATATATCCTATTAAATCTGGAACATATAAAAAAGCCATGCTGTCATCTATATTAGCATCAAAAGGGGTATAATCTTCGCTATGCGTTTCTAAAGCTACAGCATAAGAATACTTGTTATTGATGGACTGCGTATATCTAATCATGGGATTTCTAGGTCCTGTAATACTATTAGGTCCTTCGAAATCTACTTGTACAGGAAAAGCTGACGTGTTTTTCATGGTACTCCACGTTTGACCAATTAAAAACCCTTTATATTCTCCGTAAGCATGGCGTAAATGTGGTACAAAGCTGGTAGCCGCTTCTGTGTTGAAAAAATCCATTTCCACATAAATGTGTACTTTATCGGTACTAGACACCTCATACTCACCATCTACAGCAAGTCGTGTTTGTCTAGCATCTAAAAAACTACGAGGTTTTTCTTCACGCAAGGTTGGATAAATGGGAATTTTACTGGGATAAAACTC harbors:
- the aspT gene encoding aspartate-alanine antiporter is translated as MEIIYDTLRNFPYLTLFLAIAIGYFVGKFKIGKFTLGGVAGTLIMAVVIGQVGGFEISGEVKSLFFALFIFMVGYLGGPQFFASLKLSSLKFLVAAFSMTVLGLLAVVGLSMWMGLDKGMAAGLAAGGLTQSAIIGTAGEAIDKLGLATEAAKIMKTNVAVGYSITYIFGSIGPILMVSFIPIVMKWDIRAEAKKLAAKLGGSKEMVEGEFDPIKRVDTRVFKTSKTSKYLSKTVQDFEADFNTNLTVELVISDGKNIEPTVDFQIKEDDILFVTGLITAFSNASNTLGEEISEFGGNIDFTEEQRHVIISNKKLKGKTLAEIRKQLGLTKTHGVYINSIIRMSHELAILDNTEIHAGDEITLVGKTKDLDRIEKEIGYKPTSINSTDFIVFGLGMVVGYLIGEINFDINGTNVALGSGLGCLVSGLIIGFLRTKHPKMGGINVGAASFIQTFGLAVFVGIVGLNAGAPAFQAILKSGITLFLLGILVTMIPMIVQFVINFYILKIKNPVEALGVLTGSKSANPAFSSLLDKTQNATPTPTFTMTYAVANIFLTLWGPIIIALMP
- a CDS encoding DcaP family trimeric outer membrane transporter, which gives rise to MTTNFKIVVAFCFTMLGAYAFAQDSIDTLSVKQQNNTKDNQDPLPVREKRSRYNENRKSKKISLDFIGYIKLIGGVDLGNIQNTSEFYPSKIPIYPTLREEKPRSFLDARQTRLAVDGEYEVSSTDKVHIYVEMDFFNTEAATSFVPHLRHAYGEYKGFLIGQTWSTMKNTSAFPVQVDFEGPNSITGPRNPMIRYTQSINNKYSYAVALETHSEDYTPFDANIDDSMAFLYVPDLIGYIQKNGNWGNLRLTGILKNMSYTNTSSDAIKSITSGGAAVSGIVKFFNRKEINDDIRFSYTYGVGIAHYINDLRGQGLDAAPDNKDDMSPIPVMGGFVAYKHAWSKTATSSAVFSFTSIDNSDYTEDNMYDFSTYGAVNYMWSPVDRLDYGIELIYGKNQNKLGDNGVGYRAQFMAIYHL